The window AACACACTTACTTatgaaacaatattttattttatgaatgataattatattttaaatggaCTCGTTTTTTTCtgtattttaaagtataaaaacTAGAATggatatattgaaaaaaagagaaggatgaaaatattaaaataagagaatgAAAAAGGATGCTGCGTTTTGTTCCTAAAGTTTTGCGTATTAGAGCATTCCCAATGGAGGTGGCGAATTCTCGGCGATAAATCGCCATGAAGCAAACGAGCAAGGATGCACGTTGTTGGCGAGGGGGTTCTCCCCCGGGCCAACTTCCATACGGGGGCCCGTCCCCTTTTCGGACTCCTCCGGCGCGGAGACTTTCTCCGCTCAACTCTGCCGGTGCCCCTTTTCCCGGGGCCGACGATGTGTATGGAACCCCGTTTCAACCCGGACAGCGGCGCCGAACCGAGCGGGGAGGCTCGGAGGAGTGGAAGAAACCCCCAGACCGCCTTCAGACCCGGGAGGAAGGCGCCGGCGCTCGGGCGGCCCGATACGGGTTCGATGAGAGGCCGGGTAGACTACTTACTCGAAAGGGTCCGAAGCCGATAGCCGGGCGGACACGTCACAGACGCGGAGCGCAGCAACTAGTACGAGATCATATTCGGGAGGGGATTCCCGCGGAAGGAGCACAAGACGCCAATGAAGGACCATAGCTGGCGACCCGTCGGCATTGGAGGCCCTCGAGGGACCCACCAACGGTATTTATTCTAACTTGATGACTCACATGAGTGGCCCGAAGAGCACATGGCCCGGTAGGCCATCCGGATGTATAGTAGCCTTTTGTCGGCGAAGGGTTTCCCAGTATTGGAACATCTCGATAAGtgaaggatctccccaaattGGACGAATGCCGCGCTGCACGGAAATCGGTGCGCTCGCACTTAGCGTTGGAGAGCGAGGGCGgcccacatcgacttgagtGGGGATGGTCCGCCGAGCCCCCGGAGGGaggaagaaggcgaagggggCGGAAGGGAAGGGCGCAACGTCGGAAGTCGCGCGGAATGGTCATCGACTTAGAAAAAGCCACTTTTCGAGCAATGTCGCCAATCGACCCGGGATGTACACGGCGACTTCACCCGGCGGGCCCCCGAAGAAAAGGCGGCCCTCGGGAAATGCATCCAACACTGCAGTACCCCTGGGCTCGACCCCGACGCCCGGCCCCTCCgtcttagatttttttttttaaatttttgtttatttgcgtttttatttgtagtttttttttttctcgttgtattatattttccaatgattaatacaacgatgaattgttattattagtctatttattaaatacatttgtagggaaaattaaataataaaaaaaataatgatgtaaaaatgaaatgttgagttagggagaaataagggagaaataaagGAGAAACCAATGTTAAGACTTGGCTAAAACGGGATAAATTTTTCTTGAGTGTAAATgcggagttagggagaaataagggagtttttagGAATTTGGGAGTCTCTTAAGCACAATATTATGTGCTGTGatttaaatcacaaatcaCAGTAGGGAATCACCCGCACAACTAATCATTAACGTAGTTTTCCAAAGTAGGTTTAATActgaattatatgtatatatagatctactttcataattaattaaaaaaacacacttgatgatatacatatattaattgttGCCTGTTGGCACTTGGCATTGAGTTGTACATACAGAAAGCTTTAAATTCGCAACAATGGACGCACCTCAAAATCACgcatcaaatataattaatttttagctttttattactactaattattattagttgagaattaaagtatataaatACGTGGTTTCCATGTGAAATGTCATGACACTTGAGCTAAATTACGTTCCCAGTTGCATATATTgccaatatttaaatacacaTTAATAGGTTAGATTCTTGTGAAAACTATATTTTGAATCGGGCAAATTgccttttatttaaatacacATCTATATGATTTGATTCTCGtgaaaattactagtattagaAACATATGAGTAAATCTGAATAACTTGTTCATTGCCACTTACCATTTGAAAACTACACCGAGTTGTCTAAAAGTGACCACTGCCAAATCAAGAGAAACATATATCGGATTGCCCAAAAGTGACAACTAGCCAAATCATAGACCGAGAGTGCTAAGAGGACCAATCTAACACGAGTTGTCCAAAAGTGACCACTGCCAAATCAAGAGAAACAATATATCGGGCCAAAAGTATAACTATGTAAATCATGATGCCGAGAGTGCTAAGAGGACCAATCTAACACAAGGTATTAGTCACCTTCCCACTCTCGGGTTTACCACCACAAAGAGGGACCATTTGATGCAATCCTTAAACTGGCATCGTTAGGAGACTTTCGATCTTAATCCATGAATTCGATTGAGCATGATTAGTCGAATTCCGCAAAGGCGGATTTGATACACctgtggtaaaaaaaaaatgctaacTTAAATTCATTTAACTAGCCAGATTGACATTCTAATCTTAATTAGGTGCATCAACTTTTACTCTTTGTGCCAAGTCTCGATTAATACTTCTTTGAATATACTAGGTAGTTTATTCAAAACCAAATATTAACGTACCAAGTATTACTACTATAGTACTAAAAATCTCTTATACTTGCAAATAAAACTACATCCAGTAATAATTTCAATCGAATGAGTAAATGTCCATGGTGATTAGTTATTGACCTTTTCTGTAAACGTGTAGTAGTAAAAGTggaaaacatattttatattctaacaGTATAAGTGTGAGTGTGACATAGGTCGGGTTGAGAACAGAACAAATTTCCCAATATACcatactcctatttattatttgaacattatcacatccacctttcataaaataataatatgaatttaatagtataaattctGTAAGATGTGTGAAGTGTGAACAGCCAAATTCTGTAAGATGTGTGAAGTGTGAATTGTCACAGCGGGTCCCACAGAACCACCTTGGACATATTTACTCAATTCCCTATTGTATTCatattgttttttagttgtagtaatatattcaaattccaagtgaaaagtataaaaacaAATGCACAAGGGAGGTGGGTCTCTTTCTCAATAGTACTATTCAGCACCTTATCTCCACTTTTGCTGAGTAATAACCTTTGAATGattctaatttaatattctctttatttcttaaaaattggAGAGTTTGAAATGACACATAATAAAACAAGAGAGgcataaagaaaaattatgtttgaaAAATTGGTTCCACCTAATAGAAATGGAAAGTTTCTACTTTCTAAAatggaccaaaataaaaagtgtttctatttttaggaaactCGAAGTGCATTtcttattattctttttctttctataggTCTCTCTTTGTCAATTTCGTATTAATCAATAATATGAAATTACCATTATAACTTGGACTGAAATTATATTACACACACTCAAAGCATTTATCGTGATGTATATGGAAAAAGAATATCAAGTATTAATGTGCATAGAATTAAtactgatattatttttatggactaaaaaatactaccagaatataatatattaagaatatttatatattagtaataataatatgaaattacCATTATATACTTGGATTGGAATTATATTTACACACACCCAAAGAATATTAAGTATTAAAGTGCATAGAATTAatatgaccaaaataaaacatgtacACCCTAAGTCCAAAAAAGTTTGTCACATTTAaccatttttgtttgttccataaaatttattactttataCTTTTTACCATTGTTTTTGTTAATTGGACCTCATACTCCAATAACTCATGATcgctaatattttattatagaactaatatataaagatataACTCATATTCCACCTATTTTTTctaactcactttccattatattttttaaaatatgtgctCCAATGTGTGACTAAAATTTATAAGACGGAGGAGTAGATGATGAATTATAATGCAAATGATATGAAAAGCTCCTATATTAAAGCACTCCTTTGTTTCTTGACAATGATACGCTTTTTCGatagattaaaaatatgataagtGGATGGTAAAAAAAGTAAAgcgtaataaaataaaagagagattacattttaacaaaattaaaaatgactcaattgttaaaactctttaaaataaaaaataacttaattaatataaaacgAGGAAGCACTGCAtatcaaatatcaatttttataaaataactcaattaatatgaaatgCGGGAGCACTACGTATGAAATATCggtttttgaatttgttgtaATAAAGGTAAAATCGTCAAACGAGCTCTTGGATGAAAGGATGattgaaaatgattaatttcatgGGATTTCACACGAGTGACGCAGTCGCAGTCTATGTTTGTATACGTGTGGGTTCCTGCATCTAATAACTTTCCACAtgcactttctctctctatttctccTATCTCTAACAGTCTAACATACCAAGTCAAAAATAGTTAGAGGGCCaataaataagttttaatttttgacgTGTTTAAAAGCAAGTTTTCAATACTCGTTGTTAGTTGCTATAACAATATTGCCAAAAAATGTGCAAACTTTGGTAATTAGTATTCCTTCCATTCtagttaagtttttttttttatattattatttttactttctttatctccactttaattatttatttattatatttataaaataagtacaGAAAAAAAGTGTGAGAAATTTTAGGACAAacaatagttatttattactcctccGTCTCATTCAGCATGGCACATTCTGGATTACAGACTTTAGGAAATGTTGTTAGtgaaataaagagaataaaaaaaagttagttgaatattttaatgaggagagaggagagaggagagagaaagttattTCCAAAATCGGAAAGTGGTCATCTTGATTTGTGACAAACCAAGGCAAAAGTTCATCTTGAATGAGACGATGGGAGTaacatttttcaaaacaagtgttaaaataaatactcaacCATCGACGAAGGAGCAGCTTTAATTATAGCTAGAAAATTGTTAGAAGGTTAGATAGGATCGAGACGCTTAATTAATGTCTTAATGACACAAGAGTTACTTAAcgttttaaatttgtaaaagtaggatttctaattttcacaataataatttcacaacttctatttttcattttcgatCATCACAGATCACTTTCTTTTTGAAACGCTCAATTATTGCAGTTGAATGTCACAAACATGTACTTCTTAGCACaataaaatctattttaactattttgtCCGTTCAAAAAATTCATACTCCCCCGTCTCATTTTAGAGTCTGGTTGAGTTCGTCataatattaagaaatataaaggaaagttggtgaaaaaagatagtggaatgtgggtcctacttttatatattagttttataataaaatgagtaggaaaagatgaaaatggaatgtggggcctattacCAAGAATGAAATATTCCAACCAGGGCTCCTAAATggacacccaaaaataaaaaccggGCTCTAAAGcgagacggaaggagtatttcacttttactataaatgaaataGGTCTTATATTCCATTCACTCATGTCACTCACaatttataggagtatataaaagtgatatCAATACTCAAATTCATCTCTCCCACATTCCGTGAATAGCCACGATATTGAGGAATATCCAGAAAAGCATTTCGTATCGttctaattttatcttttgtttcCGTATGTAGAAAGGAGGCCATTCCACTCGCATCGTCGGATCACTAAGGCCATCCCTCTGCATGTGGGTCTTGCGACTTAAGGGCCAATCTCCGTCCGCTGAGAAAACCTTTGCACGCCTTCGTTATCTTTTAGGAGGCCTACGCCCATAGAAACTGTCAACTGAGACTATCCCTTGGCCCTGTAGGTCCCGACATAAAGTTATAATTCTTTATCGAATCTAATATTGTTAATCGAGTTCGCGCTTTGCGAAATATCTCTCATTATCATAAACGGATcttccaaaaaaaagtttgtgTCAATAAAGTATATACTTCGACTCTTGTGCAAGAACTTTGTGGAAATCTAAGGGGTCGCAatctcattcttttttttaaaacttatactTGTAgcataacataaatatttattttagaaaagaaaatatagaaGAACATTCTATATTTGTTCGAAATAGGATCATCTATTTCCTATAGAACCTATCACTAAATCCTCCACAAAATTTTTCCTccattattttatacattttaaaattcatgtcgaATAAACTTTGATCTCTAGTATGGGATGAGGGTGCTTTTTATcaaaaaagtagtactacttccTAGCTCACAATTATTCATCTActcaaatattcatttctacACTAAAAATACCATAGTTTATTAAAATCTTCATTGAACTCAATGTGATATTCTTTTAGTCGACTAAgggaatataatttattaaaagatttttatatttatgtttatcaATTGAATCGAATATTTTTACGTGCATTGCACATTTTCTACTAGTCCATGCGAATTCtttaaaggaaaagaaaatagctTATTGTCTCGACTGAATATAACGTGAATTTAACGTATATAACTTGTAATTTTAACTGAATTGGATGACATACcaatttatgattattatagtagtatatcaaTTAACAAACCAATATCTCAAAACCTTATGGTGGCGACGAAATCAAACAAACCCAAGAATGACAATTCTACGGAAAAAGGGTTTtcagtataaaaataaataaaaaggtgACAAAAGGCAAGTCATTAGtttgaaaatcaaaatgtaTGTAATGTGGTTTTCTGAAAATGACGCAATTATCAAAAGCAGtaatcatttataaataaaacgCGTACAATTTTTGGCTACGATATATGACTCGGTCCAATAATAATTGTAAGACATGGTACTACTAATTACTGATCGTACAATTGCCTCTTTTTTCTATGTGACAAATTTGATATCATTATTGACTATTCGATTGTGACATCTAAGATTATTCCACTCGTATGCAATAAATGgtatacaaattaaataaaaataaccaTACTCATTTGTAGAGACAAGGATTAGTATGCTATACTAATTTTCAAACTAAATCAAGTTGGACTTAAAATCAAATGTTGGATTCGGCACATTTTGTTGCTACAATTGCAATTACACAATTACTCTCAAAATTTGCAATTACTCGTGTTTCAAATTTCTTTCCATTTATTGAACACTCCTATTTATGTGTTCCAAGAGAACCGGAACGAATCCGCAACCATTACCAACGATTTTCGCCTTTTCATTCCATATCCGTAGTCGACTGTTTCAAACCGAAACCACAGTTCCAGTTCCAGTTCCAAAACAAAACTCAACCTGACAACTTTGGATCACCAATTACATATGCAAATTTTGtaagaaatcaaatttcaaatattttacgTTCTTCCACTACATTTACAtcttcaaaatctccaaacTTGATGGAAAGAAAAGTCTACAACTTTCAATCTTTGTATaagaaaatccaaatccaattaagaaaaacaaacattGGAACTCATTTTATGAATTAAGAACTGTGGGCGATGATATGAAATCACAAGTCACAAGATCCGGGGTTTGGCGATATTTGCCTTCCTCGTGGAGCATTCAATAACGCTTCTTTCACCATTTCCGTAAGTTGTGAATGCTTAAGGCCCTCAAACTTTCCTTCTTGAGTTCGACATTACCATATCGAAGTACTTCAAGATATTTCTTCAGCAAATATAATGTCAAAAACATATTGCACTGCACGACGAAAGCAAATACTGGTGATTGAGTATCAAACTCTACAATATTAGTTAAGCTTATGAACATTTGAACCCATACTAAGAATCCTGCAatggaaatttgattttaagaatttacaAATGGGCTACTAGAAAGTTCAGTTACCTTCGCCTTCGGGGGATATTAGGTTGATCTACCAAAAGCTGTTGAAGTGCCCCTAAGTCAGCACTTGCACTGAAAAGATAAACCCACCAATGAACTCAACTCATCAAAAATGAAAGAGCGCAAattttaaagagaaaataatgaaagCAAACACATGACATGAACAAAGAACGCATCATTCTTAGAGTAAAACGATCAATAAAAAGCAGCAAAGTTAAAGACTAAAGACCGGATGCAAACTTCCTGAAGTCAACTTGTTTGAACAAGGAACTACACTTACTAAATCGTATTTGAGGAGTAAAGTCGCAGAGAGTCAACAACAAAGCATGATATCAATGATTAGAGGTTTGATTTAAGTTCATTCTTCATTCGCATATATCAAGTTTCTAGCTTGTCTGAACCAACATAGTCATAATTGATAGGACCGGTATAAAAAAGCATACTTGATTGTTTAACATAACATAGTCCAAACTAAAGACACTACTATACCATCATTCCAGAAGGCCATGGAAGGAGGCATAGGTTCTCGCTAGATGGTATTTAGACAAGCATTAACCTGGGTTTCAGTGCAAGGGCGGGGAGCGCAGATACCAGAGATAATTTAAGAAGGTACCTGATGACAAAAAAACCATCAAACACCCAAAATAAGTTCAgagaaaattttcttttcatggAGAGTAATTGGTTAATGCATTCCCTAAACAAAAAGACTACGAATCATGAGAAAAAACAGAGCCTACCTTTAAGTATAATTCCTTAAAGATCGTACGAGATATCATGTGAAACTACTACTAGTCTAAACGGCAATTATGTCAATTTTAGGAGCACCAGCCGTATGTCTACAATACTGAAGCTAACTATTAGTAATAGCATTAATCTCCCACAAGATGTCTCATACTGGAAATAATTATAAGAACAATCTACAGCTTCAACTACAACAGGAATTTAAAACTaacttaaattcaaatttcaaagcATAACAAATAGGTCCATGTATGATCAAGGCTTGATTAGTGTTCAACTTTTTGGGAAAAGAAGGTAAACGAATAAAAAACATAAGCGGTAGATAGAGTTGTGATATCCTTACTCTGATCGATGCATTTCTTCAAGAAGTCTAAGTCCTTCTATGCAATCTGCAAGAGTTGGTTTTACTCCAATCTGTTGCTGCAGTTGTTTTGCAGTCATCTGGGCAGACCCTACTTTCGCAAGCTGCTTGCTATCACGAACCACCTTCTCAAGGGAAGAAACAATCCCACCAAATTCTTTCCTAAACAAAAATTTACCCTTTAGGCCCACCATTCCTTGCAATATTAAACAACTTGCTCACTCCACTTATCAAGGAAAATGCAATGCTAATCAAGGATTACAAAATGCAGCACAACAGCTGAACCTATGTGTAAGTTATTATAATCAAGAAGTTTTGTTTCTTATCAAgtgatttccattttaaaccaacaagaaacataaacatatGCAAAAACAGCTtactaagaaaaataaaacagaaatcagtaacaaaaataaatagatggCACTACATAGTGTTGTTGATGGAGAGGAGGATAGTTTGAAAGGAATCCATCTGCTTTGCCAGCACAACACCTTCTATGCCCTCAACACATCTCAAAATTTCATAGTTTTGCAAATTTTGGATCGCCTAAAAcatcaattaatcaataaacatTTCCAAAAAATCGAACAATTAAATACTTGAACTGAAGAGAACGGTACCTGAAGCCTCTGGATGATGGCAGATGCATTAGAAAATTGCGAAATAAGTCGAGACTGAAGCTCTTCCCATCGGCTAGTTTCATCCTTAATTTTCCGGAATTGTCTCTGATATTTTTCACTATTGACTCCATCCTTCCCAGCTCAAACTCGTTCCCTTCCAATCTAACAACATATTAGTAAAAGAAAAGTTATGGGATTACACAGTTGCCACTTTGGCGGGAAAAAGTTGATGTGTTGGGCAAAAGACTGACTTCTTCAGCATTGCATGAATTTATAATCATGATATTTAAAGTCATGACTCATGAATTTTTGGAGAAATCACAATTCGAACTCTTGCACAATTTTATAGTCATGAATCCCTATCCGAACTCATAATAcccaaattcaaattactaCTATGAAATACCCCCAATTCaagtaataaattcaaaacaaatgGTTTGAGCATTACATAAAGccaattaatttgaattaaccCCAATTCAAGTCATAAATTATCGCCCCCGGTTCAAGAAcaacttttttactttttaatctTTCAATTCAATGTTAGAATACAAGaggaataatattataaaaatttttaccaatttttcgcAATAGGTGTGGAGCTTAAAGCTTTTCAATATTTCTTCATGGAGGATGCAAAAGGGGGGGCTGAATAGGGGGAGAGACAGAGGCGTGGTCGGCTGGCGTTGGAGAACCCGGCGTGAACGATGGAGAGTTATCCAAACCTTTTTCAATTTGggctttttcttttttatttcctcaaattatttcatttaggCCCAAATTATAACACTCGTATGCCcaactaaattttaatactccaatTTCTATTCTTATCAAATGTGACAttatatacttttattaagtaattaaatatattagtgAGTTTAGACCCAATATACTGATATTGtgtcttatttttaaaaaaaataataataccaAATTAGtgttaagaaaataaaataggtcgctttaatttttttggccGTGCGCAAATATTATAGGCGAAAGAGTGGCGGGGGTGTTAGCTCTAATTTGCAAAACAAACTAAAGCaaccataaattaataataataataataataataataataatatatcatAAAGTCTATAGTTTATAACATTTTATAGattgattaaaaatgaaaattcatgCATGTATTGATGATAAGTTTATGTGGGATCCATTACTCATGTTTTTCGTGCGTTAGTAGGAGATGTAGTAACTAGTAGGGAGGTTATAGATAATCTTTATTGATTCAATAGATACAATTGATTGACAATAGATAGTACacagtaataaattttataaaaaaaaaaatacatgtaaATTACAAAGAAAAAGGGCAACCATATCCATATGCCCCtgcattaaaatatccaaccaattcaaatattaaaaaaaagaagtactCCATCATGAGACACAATTCACACCAGCTGCCCCtgcattaaaatatgtagTCGTATAtcatcaaatatcaataaagtTTGATTTGGAAAGTATGTCAGAACTCAACAATTAAATCACTAGAATACATCTAATTGGACCGGGTCGGGCCTTACATCTTGCAAATATGGCTTTAAAACTCTTAAATTTGGGATCtcccaaatttataaaacaaatctcaaatatttctaTCAAAATGATATAGATATTATTGTGTCCTTTTCTTCCCATCAAAGGGCCCGCCGCTTTAAAGGGTCAACTTTTAATAAAGggatttataaaaatttgaacaaaaatagaaacaaaactATTTTAGAGTTTTAGACAACATCagatactactataaaatactagtagtatgtGAAATCGATTAAAAACATATAACACGACGTTTACCAAGTACTCCTAATGCAATAGCAAATAGTACTACAAATAGAATATAGCTACatctaataatataattagtattattagtcGAATATGTGTAGGGTCccataattttttctttgtttttcccaacaatttttctcatcaaaaaaTCTTTCAATTCTTTACCCCGGAACTCTTTGCTATTAAATCCCAcctaattaacaaaatacctataattataacttaatCACATTCAATACATACAAACAAACATCTTTttataatatggagtagtaaataattaGTAGGACTATTTTTACTTGTCTCCCACAAGCTTGTGCATTCTGCCCTATCTTCTTCTTGTTCTGTCATCTTTATCAATTCCCACTCAACACTGCTTGCCTCTGCATCAACAAATCaagatttgagaaaaaaaattaaagaataaaaagaaaaaaaagaaagagagagagagaaccaTCTTTAGTTGTGGTATGCTTCTGATGAGTTCTACACTTATCCATATGAATAAATTGAATAGTACAATTAACTTGTGCAAATGCTTTGGAAGTCGactgaaaatatgaaaacccaaaaaaatcattGTAAAATaccaatattattattctatgttttataataaagtaggagtatttaatttggtgGGTTGGGGGAGAAAGCTGTTGCGACCAACCAAAAAATGTGGtgacatgaaattttatttatttgacgACTGTTGTTGCTAAGTGCAACCATTCCCTTCTGGGATTCAGcaatctattaaaatttaGCAATTTATTAGTAGAATAGATATTGTCCTCTTCatattcaagtttttttttgggcAATTGTTATAACACAGGATTATAAGTCCTATCTACATACGTGTCGTTTCTTCATTTGATGCAGAAAATAAAGACTGCggatatttctatttttttgggtaatttggatttgaaataaatggatatggatgaggatgaggaaaATTGCATGTCTCGTACGCTTGTGGATTAGAAATTTCATGTACTAGTATATTGCTTTCATAAAAAACCTCACCTTGtcttctaaaaataatttttcttaaattacaaattttaatacaaaaggggaaaattttaaaaaccccaattaaaaaaaaaataagttttcgGGAAAtacaaattctatttttttggaaattttaaaaaaaaaaaagagttttttttGGGGCCGGGGGATAATTAACAAACTTgagaaataaatactagtactactactaataaataaatagtagtactacttatttagaaagtttctattaatattttataatcaaaattttttagcccaaattttattcatcaatgacttatttttttaaagatgtGAAAttcaatgtaaaaataaaaatatttcgacaatacattttttaataatatgtgAGATAAAAATTCTACTTCCGCTAACAAAAGGCAAAAGTAAAGTTTTATAACaacaattatcatttttttcagagatatttttaaattttacatcaGACTTAAGTGAATTTAGTTGTTAGGTAACAAAATTTGGACTATGCTATGTCAAAACTCTGGAGAACCGAATTATTAGCTATTGAAATTTGGgcaatttaaaatttcccaaaaaccttctaaaaaatagtaatgtttagtttatactaaaataatttaaattttttcaaattctcaaatattagtattgttaaacattaatcatgaaaatataaaattatacaataatGTACTTAAATGTTATCAAAGAGATCATGGGCCCCAAAAAGGTCTGAATGTGGGGTCGTTTCCTGATAATAATATGCAGTATAATTTCGAAGGTgtatctatttataataaaattaatagggCCCATTTCCtatcatattaatattgat of the Salvia hispanica cultivar TCC Black 2014 unplaced genomic scaffold, UniMelb_Shisp_WGS_1.0 HiC_scaffold_349, whole genome shotgun sequence genome contains:
- the LOC125199010 gene encoding uncharacterized protein At5g43822-like — its product is MESIVKNIRDNSGKLRMKLADGKSFSLDLFRNFLMHLPSSRGFRKEFGGIVSSLEKVVRDSKQLAKVGSAQMTAKQLQQQIGVKPTLADCIEGLRLLEEMHRSEYLLKLSLVSALPALALKPSASADLGALQQLLVDQPNIPRRRRLSFVLELELELWFRFETVDYGYGMKRRKSLQQNVPNPTFDFKSNLI